TGCCGCAAGTACTGTAGCGGTCCTTTGTTCTTCCTTTGGTTCGCATCGAGGACTCCCGCTATGTGTTTGAACGCCGTCTTGCGGGGACCCTTTGTTCCGTATCGGCCATCTATCGCGTGCTGCGGGTGCAGACCGCGCGGAAAAATCACGACACGTGCATCATGTGGCAGGCGTGGCGCAAAGAAATAGTTGAGCGGAAATGGCCAGCGGCAGTCCTGGCGAAAATGGAGAACCCATTTTCGTGGAAAAAACGTTATTCCACCAGGCGCCTTGCGGCTTACGAAGCGCTGCTCGTACCGGTACTCGTCGGCCACGCCCTGGGGGTCGGATCGGAACTTGTCCTGCAGCGACGCAAGTTTCCCAACGGGAAAGCGGAAGAGGGAAGTTTGCCCGAGACGCTCAAAGGGTGTGGTTTGGTTTCTCGACAGTATTATGTCATCCGCCTCCCCTATTTCGAAGAAACCATCCAGCGACGACACGATCACGAGATCCAGATCGAGAAAAAGCACCGGGCCCTTCAGACTTCCCAAGGTCGGTCCCCAGAGCCGCGCCTTGGGCCATATGCCTCTCGTGTTCGTCGGCATGCTCTCCACGTCGAGTGGAGGCAAGTCTTCGCAAAGTATCGCGGGGTTCAGACCTGCGCGGTTATCGGTAAAACAGGTGAAGGTAAATGGCGGCGTGATGTTGCGAGCAACCATCGCGTACAGCCTGTTAATAAAGGGAGCCCCATATTTTGTGCCCCAATTGATGCAGATGACTTGCTTGACGCCGCCACTTGCTGCCAAAACGCTTGTAGTCATTTGCTCCGTTCCCAGTTGCTGCACATGTCCTGCAGCCGTCGATCCTCAATCCGCTCGCAGGCGTGCCGAACTGGGCACAAAGAGTGAATAAGCGCGACCATCGTGACCCTATTACTTGCAAGCCGCGCCTTCGCCAAGGCGCTGGCAGCTCGAAATTGGCCAATACATCCACGCAGAAGTGACGAGCAGCTGCCGCGCCTGGTTCAATGTTTACAAGTGATTTCTCGCCGTCAACGCACGCGTTGCACCAAATGATACTGCCCAGTTTGTGGCTGGAAATCGACGCTGGAGTGTCCAATGTCAGCTCCGTCGAGTTCACCGGAAAGCCGCCTTGACGCTTTGGAGCAGCGGCTCGCGACCGGCTGTGGACCTGTTAAACGGCCGCTTTGGGGCACAGCGTTACCTGCAATCGGCCGCATTGCATCGATTTTCCTTTCCTTGGCTCGCCGGTTCTGGTTCTGGCCACCATCATCAGGGGTGCACAGACAGAATTGTAGAGCACACCCTTGGCCTTGCGATCGTTGGAATCTCCACATTCACTCAAGTCAGATCAAAGGAGACTTTCGATGCATCACGTCACTGTAGAAGACATGACCTGCGGACATTGCGCCGCCACGGTCGAGAAGGCCGTCAAAGCCGCCGACCCGCAGGCCAAAGTGGCCGTCAATCTCGAGGCGAAAACCGCCTCGATTGAATCGGTGATCGGATCCGATGTACTCATCGCTGCGATTGAAGATGCTGGTTACCGGGCGTCCTTCAAGAAGTCCTGCTGCAGCCACGTCGATTGATATCCAAGGCAACCGGAACATTCGAAACGCAGCTGTGACGGAATTCAAAGCACGCCCCGTCCCGCGTGAACTGCCTCGGCTGGGCGAGAGCGAAAGGTCGCGGACCTGGTGGAGATCGCTACGACATGCCGAAAGGTTGGCAACCTCCGACGTTCGCCATCTCTCCGGTCGAGAAAATTCCCGGCAGAGTACCCAGAGATATTTGCATGGAATGACGAGGGCTTGGAAGAAAAAGGCTCCACAACGGGAGCCTTGTCATGTGATTGAATTTTCGATTTGATCGATACCGGCAACACAGGGGCAGCTCGATGACTTACCTCGAAGAAGAGTCAGAACGCGGAATTCAGCTCTTTATGGCTGAATACGCGGTCAACCGGGAAGACGCCCTTCGTCTCATCGTTCGAGACTGGTTAGGCAGTCACGGTTATCTCGCCTTAACCGAAGACGAATCAGAACTCGGCAGAGACACCGCAATCGACGAGACGGGGACGCTTGGCGGGGCCTAGAGCAGCGAGGCGCCTTTTCCCCGCCACTCCTGTATGTTGTGGAAGCACCTTGTCTGTCCCATCCGGAGGTCTATTTCGTGTCGGCGGAAACGCGCGTCGCCGCCATTTGGCAACTGACCGGAGAAAAGGCAGATGAACCTTTCCGTGCGCCTTGCACTTCTCGGCCTCGCCTGGGCGATGGTCGGGCTCGGCATTGCCGGAATCTTTCTCCCGCTGCTGCCGACGACGCCTTTCCTCCTCCTGGCGGTGTGGTTGTTTTCGCGTTCCTCGCCGCGCCTCGCGAAATGGCTGATGGACCACCCGTTGTTCGGGCCGCCGTTACGTGACTGGCAGGAAGAAGGAGCAATATCACGTCGCGCCAAGATATCTGCAATTTTGCTGATGAGTTTGGCACTCATTTATTTGTGGGTTGCGTTCGAACCACCGGCAATCGCTTTGATCGTGGTTGCGGGGATCATGTTTACCTGCGGTGCCTTCATCGTGTCCCGCCCAGAACCGCCAAACAAGCGATGAGATGAGCAGCAAGTCCGCCGCGCTACTTCTTTCGACACGTCCTCTTGTCAGCGATGCGGAGTAGGGATGCGTGCCGGCCAGCAGTGGTGAATGAGATCGCTCCTAACGGATAAGTGCGGCATCGCTCTTGAACTCCAGGAGAGAAGACCATTTTGTGGACGCCCTGGTACACAATGCTTGCGGCATGTCCAGAAGGTCACTTCGGGAATTATTCTGGGACTCCGTCACTCGGATTTGCATTTGGGCGTTCTGAGGTCGAGACCAAACACCGCCTCGTCCTCTTTCGCGGCCGTTCCCACCAACCGTTCCGTCCGGCAGCGTACCGAGGCTCGCGTTTCTCCAGATGGGGTGTATACTGTCTCCATCATCGGCCATTTCAACGGGCACCGATGGCTGGGAGATCATTGCGCTTTCGCCCCGATGGTGGAGAATGCGCCATGCACGCCGATATAACTTTCCACGTCAATCCAATCAGTCCTTAGACCTCAACGTGATCGATTCTGTCTTTCGGGCTGAGTTACACAAACGAAAGCTGTCCCGCTGCAGCGAAGAAGCAGAACAACTCGCTGCGAGGCTGATCAGTCTCTATCAGGCAGGTCGACGGGATGCTCATGAACTCTCGGCCGCTGTGGCAGACGGCAAGACGACCGGCATCTCTGTTGATAGGTTTTCACAGCAGGAAAAGTCAGGCTCACTCGGCTGAGGGGTCGAATTTATCCACCCCGTCTTTCCGCTTTCGGATGCCTTTGGAAGATGCGTGAGGGAGCTTTCCCTCGTCTGTCCATGCGCGGTACTCAACTTCGGAGGCGAGAACCGGCTCGACTACGACCGCGGCTTTCCTCTTCAGCGCGACGGCCGGCGCTTTCATCGCTCTGCCCTCCAGCAGCTTGCGCAGCTCTCACGAAAGGTCATTCGAGCAGCCGGCACCGCAGCCGCTGACAGACCGGCTCGCCATCCTTGCGCGCCGCCGGCAGCTGCCGGCCGAGATGAGCGGGCACGGTCGACGCCTCAAAGCCAACCACCACGAAGCTGTCGCGCCGCTTCCAGGTGATCTTCTGCCACCACTCGCCCCGGTCGGAGCGGTAGGCCTTCTCCCGATGCCGATAATGCCTTCAAGGCCCTGCGCGCAGGGCGGAGGACCGCCCCATCCGCATCGACCTCCTCAGACAGACGGATCGCACCCTCGCGGCCGGCGACGAGCGGCTCCAGCAACCGGCGACGCTCGCGCAGCGGTAGTCGGCGCAAATCGTGGCCGTCGAGATAGAGAAGATCGAAGGAAAGAAAAACGATCGGGCCGGCCTTGATCGCGGACGGGAGGCGACCGCCCCCTGCAACATGCCGAAATCAGATCGGCCATGGCCGTCGAGAACGAACGCCTCGCCATCGATGATGGCGGGCCTCCGCGCGTCATCTGCGATCGTCGAAAGGCGCCTGGTCCAGTCATAGCCGCCGCGCGTGAGGACCTCACCCGACCGGGCTCGACGTGCACGTCAGCCGGTATCCGTTCCATTTCACCTCGTAGGTCCAATCCGGGCCCTGGGGTAACTTGTCGACGAGCGTTGCAAGGCAGGGATCGACGCGCGCCGGCACAGGGTCCAGCGGTGGGAGATCGGGAGCCTTCTTCTTCGCGTTCTTCTTGCCACGACAGACGATAGTAGTGCTGCAAGCATATCGAAATAGATGCACGAGAGGGCTAGCACGCCGAAGTATCATGCGACCCCTCGCCGTCTATCACCCTCGATCGGTGGCATGAACACGACCGCCACCCTCCTTGATCCGCACCGAGGGCAGCGAAGGCGACTGGCGAGCATTGCCAGCGGAAAGTCCCGTCCGCGCGTCGCAACCAGCGTCAGCATATCGAGATCATAGATCCACGTGCACTGGCGAACAGACTTCATGCCTTCGCGGTTGCCGAATGCACATCGCGCTTTAAGTTGCCAACCAAGGCTGAATGCCTCGCCAATTGTCTCGACCATGGCGATGAAATAGTATAAGAACAAAAGAAGAACAATCAACCGATGCTCGAACTCCCCAAAATTGGGGCGGCGACCACAGGAGATCGTCCATTGAGTGACGAACTAGGCGCGAAGCTTCGCTACGAACCCGGGCCGTATGTCCACTACTGCGAGTATCCGGGCTGCCCCAGATGGGGCAGCTTCGGCTTCGCCATCGGTCCGGCGGAGCCGCACTGGTTCTGCTCCGAGCATCCGTTGGAATGGACGTTGCGGCATGAGGCACAGCCGCGGCATTGACCTTCGCCGCAAGCGACCCCGCCACCAACATCCCGTGGCTCGTGGCGGGGTCTGCTCTAAATTGTTGCTGAAAAACCTAGCTTGTTGCCTTTCGTGCTCCAGCGCTGCGAGCACATACAGTATTTGCCAAGCGGCTTTCCCCGTCCAGCAAGACGTCCGGATTAATTCGAAAGGCTGAGACGGCCTTAATAGCTGTACGAACAAGAAGGAAATGGGCCGCTCACAGTTCGGCAATGTTGGGAACATCGCTCCTGGTGGCGTGTTGACATGCCGAGGAGGTATGTAATGAGCTCCCTCAATGTTACCGGCATCCTAATTCTGCTCATTGTCATTGCGCTATTCGCCTTTGCATGGATCGCAATTTAAGGCGCCGCCATTTCCTCGAACGACTCATTCAGGAGCTTTCCGCTGCGAACACGGACGGCGGCGTTCACAAGCGGACAAGCCATGCCTTGGTGTGGAGCTCCGGGAGATAAACATTCTTGCTGCTGTAGTCGCCTTTGAGCGCACCATGCGACTATCAGCGGGACACGGCACGGGCTCCGCTGGCTGAGAGGTCATCGCGCATTCGCCCCAATGCGGAGGTCGCCCTATGCTGTATCACCATCAGCAACCAGATGCGATTATGCCCGACGGCATCAACTTTCTGGACGAAGTCTTGACCCAACTCATGACCGAAAGAGGACTCGGCCGAGACTGCGAAGATGCAGAACTTGTCGCGGTAAGGCTAATCTCGCTCTTTCAATCCGGCATACGCGACCGGGACATGCTGCGCAAAATGGCAACGCCTCCGTGATTGGGCGAATTCCGCGCAGTCACCCCGTGTCGCCGGCTTAAGGCTGAGAAGCACGGGGTGGTCTCGCGTTAAGCAGTTGGGAAACGGCCGTTAGCAGCTGCGATGAGGTAAACGGCTTTTCGATCATAATGCTGTTCGGGACACCTCTCGACGCCCAGTCCAGAGCACCGTGCCCGCTGATATAAACAACTGGCATGTCTGGGTCGATCTCGCGAGCAACGCGCGCCACTTCCCAACCATCCGGATATTCGCCAAACCGAATGTCGGTAACCACTCCATCAATTGCCGCGTTTGCAGACCTGAGAATATCTATCGCTTTCTTGCCCCTCGTGACCGCCGTCACGTGAAATCCCGCATCGGTGAGCGCGAGCTCGAAATCCATGAGCAGCAGCGCTTCATCGTCTGCGAGCAATATTGTAACCGCTTCCATGCCCATCCCCGTACGGCTGAATCAAACTGAACGCGCGTGCATGGACTGCGGTTCCAGACCTCATCGCTTTGTCGCTGCGGTCAGACCGGCGTCCAAGTCCGGAACCTCACGCGCGGTGACGTGTTGAACGGCCGAGGAGACATACCATGGCTGATGCGCTGAAAATGAAACAGCTGATCTGGGACTGCCAGAAAGACATCGCCGCGTACCTGCCCGACGAGAGCGGCATTTCGGAGCACGAACTGATGCAGATGCTCATCGCCCGTCTCGACGGTAGCCAGGCAAAGGAAGCGCTAGGAGACGATTGGCAAGGCTGGTGGCCAGATGACGATGGTGGCGGCGACGGGCGGCAGCCCCGCTCCTCGAGACCGAGAAATAGCCTGACATAAAAGAGCTGCAGAGGGCCACCGCTGCAGCTCCAATCGCGACGCTTTCCATCTTCACCTGGCTTTCGCCCGTTCCATCCAAGGGAACCGCTTCGAACGTCGCATGTCCATATTGTACTCTCAGCGGAAGTGGAATCAAGGGAACGCGCCGGAGATCAAAGCTTCTTCAAGGAAGGGAATGGTTCACTCCCCGGTGTCTTTGCAATCTTCCGATAGCTGTGCCCGCCCATCCCAGGTAGCCGCAGGATTTCAACTGCGGACAGGTACTGCATATCTCCGACCACCTCATATCCGAGCTGGTTAAGCTCGGCGAGGAGGTACGACTGGAGTCTCAAACCTGAATGCTTCGTGTCCATGTTGTGCTTCAGGGGGCTCTGCATCACTCATCAACTCCGTTGAGAATGGGCAGCATTTGAGATTTACCCAGCCCCCATGACAGCAAACACGACGCGGAAATGGGACTCGCAGCATCAACCATGATAAAGTTCTGTCCCTTTTGGGGTCATCGTCGTGGGCAGCTTCCTGAGATACGCCCTGTTTTATGTGGTCGAGCCGCTTCGCAAGCTCCTTCGGCCTCGCTTGTGGCCCTTTATCGCCCTGTTGTTGCTGCTAACATTCATCGGACGCCTCCTCGCCGGGGTCGGGGTCCTCGCGCCGGTCGAAAAAGCAAATCAAGTGGTCATTCAGGCTCTAAGTTCACTCGATCCATTCTTCGTTTCGCGTGCGTTCTCCGAGAGCATGCACCTTTGCCGCTATGACGCCCAGCAGGGAACGGTCTGCTCGAATGGGCCCGTATATATGTGCAGCATGTCTTTCACCTTTACAGAATTGACCGATTGTAACTGGGAGGAGAACCCTGGGTTTAGATCGCCGCCCGAGGTGGAGGAGCCGAAAGGTTGGTTAGAGCAGGGATGGGGCTTTCTGGCGCGGCGTGGAACGGCAATTATGAGGACACTCTACATAGTCTGGGAGCAGGGATGGACCGCCCGTCTTGTGTTAGGCCTGACGTTAGCACTGACCACCTTGTTAGTGGTCCCCATCGTTATCCGGAGCGGGCTGGCGTTCGTCTATTGGCTGGCGTTTATACCAATTACTGCCGGGGTCCTTGCATGGGCGCTTAAATATTCTCTGCTGCTGTTGACGCTGGCATTCGATGTGGTGCTCGGACTGGCGGTGTGGCTGACGAGCATCGTCGTAGGCGTGTGGAAACTCATCGGGATTATCAACAAGGCCGAGGAGTTGCAGACCGCAGGAGACCAGATCGCCTCTTCTTTTTCTTCTTCGTCTTCTTCCCCCCCGAGCGAAGGCACCCAGCCGCCGGACCGCTGATCAGCCTGAAACTCGCGGATGTTGTCGGGGCACCCTAGCAGCACGATCGGCGCCAACCTATCAAAGCGATCGGCGACACCGTTCTGACCGCCATTGATCTTCTTCGTGATGGTCTCGGCAGCGCCTTCGTCGGCCCAGCGGTTAAGGCCGCGCGTGTCCCAATAGAACAGCAGTACGAGACCTTCCCAAGGACGCGTGTTTACGGCATCGGGATCCTCGACAAAGTCCGGGCAGGCAAGGTCGGCCGCTCGGCACCCGTCGCGA
The genomic region above belongs to Sinorhizobium meliloti and contains:
- a CDS encoding glycosyl transferase encodes the protein MTTSVLAASGGVKQVICINWGTKYGAPFINRLYAMVARNITPPFTFTCFTDNRAGLNPAILCEDLPPLDVESMPTNTRGIWPKARLWGPTLGSLKGPVLFLDLDLVIVSSLDGFFEIGEADDIILSRNQTTPFERLGQTSLFRFPVGKLASLQDKFRSDPQGVADEYRYEQRFVSRKAPGGITFFPRKWVLHFRQDCRWPFPLNYFFAPRLPHDARVVIFPRGLHPQHAIDGRYGTKGPRKTAFKHIAGVLDANQRKNKGPLQYLRHYIRPTPWVAEHWRE
- a CDS encoding heavy-metal-associated domain-containing protein, producing the protein MHHVTVEDMTCGHCAATVEKAVKAADPQAKVAVNLEAKTASIESVIGSDVLIAAIEDAGYRASFKKSCCSHVD
- a CDS encoding YbaN family protein; this encodes MNLSVRLALLGLAWAMVGLGIAGIFLPLLPTTPFLLLAVWLFSRSSPRLAKWLMDHPLFGPPLRDWQEEGAISRRAKISAILLMSLALIYLWVAFEPPAIALIVVAGIMFTCGAFIVSRPEPPNKR
- a CDS encoding response regulator gives rise to the protein MEAVTILLADDEALLLMDFELALTDAGFHVTAVTRGKKAIDILRSANAAIDGVVTDIRFGEYPDGWEVARVAREIDPDMPVVYISGHGALDWASRGVPNSIMIEKPFTSSQLLTAVSQLLNARPPRASQP